A single genomic interval of Oncorhynchus tshawytscha isolate Ot180627B linkage group LG15, Otsh_v2.0, whole genome shotgun sequence harbors:
- the amdhd1 gene encoding probable imidazolonepropionase produces MSKLLVKNAKQVVLICNNGEKFLTKDGMLKLCVIENSSLVIGSDGLIKDIGPASTIDFQYAGVSFDKVIDATGMCVIPGLVDAHTHPVWAGDRVHEFAMKLAGATYMDVHRAGGGIHFTVEHTRAALASTLLASLTGRLGRMQRAGTTLVECKSGYGLELQTELKMLEVIETARRTLPINISSTYCGAHAVPKGKTVAEATTDILKVQLPRLRERMSAGALRVDNIDVFCEQGVFDLSSTRSILQAGLDMGLNINFHGDELHPMNSAQLGAELGALAISHLEEVTDEGIAAMATAKTAAILLPTTAYILRLPQPRARDMLEAGVIVALGSDFNPNAYCCSMPVVMHLACVNMRMSMPEALAAATINAAYALGRSHTHGSLEVNKHGDLLVLNAPRWEHLIYQLGGHQELIRYVVIRGNVVYNNDKTMDF; encoded by the exons atgtccaaacttttggtaAAGAACGCGAAACAGGTGGTTTTAATTTGCAACAACGGTGAGAAGTTCCTGACGAAGGATGGGATGCTAAAGCTGTGTGTGATTGAGAACAGTAGTTTGGTTATCGGGAG CGACGGCCTGATAAAGGATATTGGACCAGCGAGCACCATTGATTTCCAATATGCAGGGGTCTCGTTTGATAAAGTCATCGATGCAACTGGCATGTGTGTCATTCCAG GACTGGTTGATGCACACACCCACCCCGTATGGGCTGGAGACAGGGTGCATGAATTTGCCATGAAG TTGGCTGGTGCCACCTACATGGATGTGCACCGTGCCGGAGGAGGGATCCACTTCACAGTGGAGCACACCCGGGCTGCTCTTGCCTCCACCCTGCTGGCCTCTCTGACAGGCAGGCTGGGTCGGATGCAGCGGGCAGGCACTACCCTGGTGGAGTGTAAGAGTGGCTACGGCCTGGAGCTGCAGACAGAGCTGAAGATGCTGGAGGTCATCGAGACGGCCAGACGTACCCTGCCAATCAATATATCGTCTACCTACTGTGGCGCACACGCCGTCCCTAA GGGTAAGACTGTTGCCGAGGCGACAACAGACATCCTTAAGGTCCAGTTGCCGCGGCTACGTGAGCGTATGTCAGCGGGGGCCCTGAGGGTGGACAACATAGATGTGTTCTGTGAGCAGGGTGTGTTTGACCTGTCCTCCACGCGCTCCATCCTGCAGGCTGGCCTGGACATGGGCCTCAACATCAACTTCCACGGAGATGAGCTGCACCCCATGAACTCTGCACAG CTGGGGGCAGAGCTTGGTGCCTTGGCTATCAGTCACCTGGAGGAGGTGACAGATGAGGGCATCGCTGCCATGGCGACAGCTAAGACCGCCGCCATCCTGCTCCCAACCACCGCTTACATCCTACGGTTGCCCCAGCCACGGGCCCGAGACATGCTGGAGGCTGGGGTCATTGTTGCCCTGGGCAGTGACTTCAACCCTAATGCCTACTGTTGCTCGATG CCAGTGGTCATGCACCTGGCGTGTGTCAACATGAGGATGTCCATGCCTGAAGCTCTGGCCGCCGCCACCATCAACGCAGCCTACGCCCTGGGCCGCTCTCACACGCACGGCTCCCTGGAGGTCAACAAACATGGCGACCTGCTGGTCCTCAACGCACCACG GTGGGAGCATCTCATCTACCAGTTAGGAGGACACCAGGAACTGATCCGCTACGTTGTCATCAGGGGCAACGTCGTCTACAACAACGACAAAACCATGGACTTCTAA
- the LOC112214193 gene encoding small nuclear ribonucleoprotein F, whose protein sequence is MSLPLNPKPFLNGLTGKPVMVKLKWGMEYKGYLVSVDSYMNMQLANTEEYVDGALAGHLGEVLVRCNNVLYIRGVEEEEEDGEMKE, encoded by the exons ATG AGTTTACCTCTGAACCCCAAGCCCTTCCTGAACGGCCTGACAGGCAAGCCGGTGATGGTGAAGCTGAAGTGGGGGATGGAGTACAAGGGCTACCTAGTGTCTGTGGACAGCTACATGAACATGCAG TTGGCGAACACAGAAGAGTATGTGGATGGAGCGTTGGCTGGTCACCTTGGAGAAGTACTTGTTAG GTGCAATAATGTTTTATATattagaggagtggaggaagaagaggaggacggaGAAATGAAAGAATGA